The following coding sequences lie in one Vanessa tameamea isolate UH-Manoa-2023 chromosome 17, ilVanTame1 primary haplotype, whole genome shotgun sequence genomic window:
- the LOC113400464 gene encoding protein MCM10 homolog: protein MVEMDELDQLDELLRADLNEEIEEKPVQIREVNIFESSEDIEENVQKDKDLKSAIHNGDTDSSDDEEKRNFTERKYNDYGSQIKKTLDQQEQDHINRRVEFETRLRQTNIDIKTKKSTISQKIDTNLNYKSSFCVPEAKAKASSDVYTDPIFGIRITKPLISSSALLDRMQGREAVNMLRIKRYVENEDLSKDWVIAGVIVKKSSAKKSQKGNNFMIWTLSDLKDDLKTISMFLFRKAYNDLWKTLEGTVVAILNPNLLERSQNSNEQACLSVEKPDRVMILGQSKDFGICRSKKKNGEPCTSFVNLSQCEHCIYHVKQEYQKYSRRQELQSSTMGKGLTSLQNKVFGKNTFIYGGKSYTAPPPSNHKKFADRDQNRLMSLTDYFKTEVDNLMTNKAPMGSGLFKNNNGILHSPTSQKLSDSQRLNNLSNSIKGNNLSSQNTSLAEKVANSPTLGKGFGLKGSGVIDLNSSYGQKVAEKAKLNAIKLIQQKGGIEKRDPNNVKGTEAGKKRALDKLNHSSGDENDSKKSKLSEEQCKKLKPVMSERFKKILEATSAHQNLIKQHEDDEQEKYFNKLEKKEAMEEKMLNTFKLACKAVRCAKCKYTAFSAAQICKDERHPLKVLDTFKRFFKCADCNNRTVSLEILPLHSCGNCSGSRWVKAPMLKEKKVTSLSDGLSIRGEEETFIGGQMGTGKNINLLVPEN, encoded by the coding sequence ATGGTTGAAATGGATGAATTAGATCAATTAGATGAATTGCTACGTGCTGATCTGAACGAAGAAATTGAAGAGAAACCAGTACAAATACGCGAGGTAAACATATTTGAATCAAGTGAAGATATTGAAGAAAATGTACAAAAAGATAAAGATTTGAAATCTGCAATTCACAATGGTGATACTGATTCCTCTGATGACGAAGAAAAAAGGAATTTTACCGAAAGAAAATACAACGATTATggaagtcaaataaaaaaaacattagatcAGCAAGAACAAGATCACATAAACAGAAGAGTAGAGTTTGAAACCAGACTGCGACAAAcaaatattgacataaaaacTAAGAAATCTACTATTTCTCAGAAGATagatactaatttaaattataaaagttccTTTTGTGTTCCTGAAGCAAAGGCTAAAGCTTCTAGTGACGTGTACACCGATCCTATATTTGGAATTAGAATTACAAAGCCCTTAATCTCCAGTTCTGCCTTGCTGGATCGGATGCAAGGTCGAGAAGCAGTTAATATGCTCAGAATAAAACGGTATGTAGAAAATGAGGATTTATCAAAAGACTGGGTAATCGCTGGAGTTATTGTTAAGAAAAGCAGTGCTAAAAAATCTCAAAAGggcaataattttatgatttggaCACTTAGTGATTTAAAGGatgatttaaaaactatttctatGTTTTTATTCCGTAAAGCATACAATGACTTGTGGAAAACACTGGAAGGTACAGTTGTAGCAATATTAAATCCAAATTTACTTGAAAGATCTCAAAACAGTAATGAGCAGGCTTGCTTAAGTGTAGAAAAACCAGACAGAGTAATGATTTTAGGCCAATCAAAAGACTTTGGTATATGtagaagtaaaaaaaagaaTGGAGAACCATGTACttcatttgttaatttaagtCAATGTGAACACTGTATATATCATGTTAAACAAGAATATCAGAAGTATTCTCGAAGACAAGAACTTCAATCATCCACAATGGGTAAAGGGCTCACTAGTTTACAAAACAAGGTCTTTGGGAAGAATACATTCATATATGGGGGCAAATCTTATACTGCACCACCACCGAGTAATCACAAGAAATTTGCAGACAGAGACCAAAATAGGCTTATGTCTTTGACTGATTACTTCAAAACAGAAGTAGATAATTTGATGACAAATAAAGCACCAATGGGATctggattatttaaaaataacaatggcATATTACATAGTCCCACATCACAAAAACTGAGTGACTCACAAAGGCTTAACAATTTATCAAACTCCATTAAAGGCAATAATCTCTCTTCCCAGAATACAAGCTTAGCAGAAAAAGTAGCAAATTCCCCAACTTTAGGTAAAGGATTTGGATTAAAAGGCAGTGGTGTAATAGATTTAAATTCGTCATATGGACAAAAAGTTGCTgaaaaagcaaaattaaatgcaataaaactCATTCAACAAAAAGGAGGAATCGAAAAAAGAGACCCTAATAATGTAAAAGGTACAGAAGCAGGTAAAAAAAGGGCACTTGATAAGTTAAATCACTCGAGTGGTGATGAAAATGACTCGAAAAAATCTAAACTCAGTGAGGAACAGTGCAAGAAACTTAAACCTGTAATGTctgaacgatttaaaaaaatattagaagctACTTCTGctcatcaaaatttaataaaacaacatgaAGATGATGAACAagagaaatatttcaataaacttgAGAAAAAGGAAGCTATGGAAGAAAAAATGCTTAACACATTCAAGCTAGCTTGCAAAGCAGTACGGTGTGCTAAATGCAAATACACTGCTTTCTCAGCTGCTCAGATCTGTAAGGATGAAAGGCATCCCCTGAAAGTACTGGATACTTTTAAAAGATTCTTTAAATGTGCTGATTGCAACAACAGAACAGTTTCACTAGAAATACTACCATTACACTCCTGTGGCAACTGCAGTGGATCTCGATGGGTTAAAGCACCAAtgttaaaagaaaagaaagtcaCATCCTTGTCTGATGGTCTATCAATTAGAGGGGAGGAAGAAACATTCATTGGTGGACAAATGGGCACAGGGAAAAACATTAACTTATTGGTTCCTGAAAACTAA